One genomic window of Salvia miltiorrhiza cultivar Shanhuang (shh) chromosome 4, IMPLAD_Smil_shh, whole genome shotgun sequence includes the following:
- the LOC131023168 gene encoding uncharacterized protein LOC131023168 gives MARTRGNRRPPADEESDSEATQSMGNRNRNRNDVNTLAHVLAQALRRVLPQQPHQPQAEGGNGVVAQFRSMAPPILRGNEGPLGTEEWMRQMERIFNYMRCRDDLKVTCAAFQLTDDAGHWWESETAALTEEQMRATTWRTFKEKVMGKYFPRAFRKQKEIELMNLEQGNMTILEYERKFTQLGRFAPHLVDTDEKKAWRFENGLRPEIGGHLAALNITSYSEILERAQAVASRLKLDNSVVRPQHTGEKRHCDDRDKMRNSQPEKKSRSDVGDDQELAPHKPLCPRCQRYHFGECKSGENVCFRCHKGGHMAMNCPEARSTNVPNNNNVPTWRNKDNNWGRNHGNNNNNMGRNQNYNNNGARKGEARVYAMNQEEMDGEARTMSGILPVLDKFAIVLFDFSASHSFIARRF, from the coding sequence ATGGCCAGAACAAGGGGTAACAGGAGACCTCCGGCAGACGAAGAATCTGATAGCGAAGCCACTCAATCGATGGGGAATAGGAATCGAAATCGAAATGACGTTAATACGCTGGCCCACGTGCTTGCACAAGCACTGAGAAGAGTATTGCCCCAGCAACCCCATCAACCTCAAGCAGAAGGTGGAAATGGAGTAGTAGCTCAATTTCGAAGCATGGCACCGCCAATTCTAAGAGGGAATGAAGGACCCTTAGGGACCGAGGAGTGGATGCGCCAgatggaacgcattttcaactacATGCGTTGCAGGGATGACTTGAAAGTGACATGTGCAGCCTTCCAACTAACAGACGACGCAGGACACTGGTGGGAGTCGGAAACTGCTGCCCTTACTGAAGAGCAGATGAGAGCCACCACCTGGAGAACGTTCAAGGAGAAAGTGATGGGAAAGTATTTCCCAAGGGCTTTTCGCAAACAAAAGGAGATAGAGCTCATGAACTTGGAACAAGGAAACATGACCATTTTGGAATACGAGCGGAAATTTACCCAACTAGGCCGTTTTGCTCCCCACTTGGTGGACACTGATGAAAAGAAGGCTTGGAGATTTGAGAATGGGTTACGCCCTGAGATCGGAGGGCACTTAGCAGCTCTAAACATCACATCATACTCGGAAATCTTAGAACGAGCCCAAGCAGTCGCATCACGCCTGAAACTGGACAACTCTGTGGTTCGACCTCAACATACTGGAGAAAAGAGGCACTGTGATGATCGAGACAAAATGAGGAACTCCCAGCCAGAAAAGAAATCAAGGAGTGATGTGGGAGACGACCAAGAATTGGCGCCGCACAAACCTCTTTGTCCACGTTGTCAGCGTTACCATTTCGGAGAGTGCAAATCTGGCGAGAACGTATGCTTCCGATGTCACAAAGGAGGACACATGGCGATGAACTGCCCAGAAGCACGGAGTACGAATGTCCCGAACAACAACAACGTCCCGACTTGGCGAAATAAGGACAATAACTGGGGAAGAAATCacggcaacaacaacaacaatatggGGAGAAACCAGAACTACAACAACAATGGTGCCCGCAAGGGAGAGGCACGAGTTTATGccatgaaccaggaagagatgGATGGAGAGGCTCGAACTATGTCAGGTATCTTACCCGTTCTGGACAAGTTTGCTATAGTACTCTTTGATTTCAGTGCTTCGCATTCGTTTATCGCaagaagattttaa